In a single window of the Eshraghiella crossota genome:
- the aroA gene encoding 3-phosphoshikimate 1-carboxyvinyltransferase, with protein sequence MEKYFVPKIDTPLKGVVTVPGSKSMTNRALLLATLSEEESVLRGVLFSDDSRHFLACLQSLGFLLEIDENEKVVKIKGTGGRIPYKTGTIDVGSAGTAARFLTAMLALSDGEYTVMCSEQMEKRPMAELFNVLTEMGARFEYLKNEGHLPAKVIGNGGVCKDITMDISRSTQFLSAMLMVTPVTRSGIRIRITSEKKTGAYIEITMDMLREFGINVTFDGEEYIVDGNQKAVIGDYYIEPDVSAACYFYAMAAVTGGKITVRNVFESSVQGDMKFLNVLAEMGCEVTETKDGITVSRTGGLKGIDVNMNNFSDQALTLAAIAPFADGDTVIRNVGHIRGQECDRMAAIINELTKCGVACHISGDDIFISSGAAHGAEIETYDDHRVAMAFTVTGLVTGGMIIDNPMCCRKTFENYYEVLEKLIEENNDGKR encoded by the coding sequence ATGGAAAAATATTTTGTACCCAAAATTGACACCCCTTTAAAGGGAGTGGTGACTGTTCCGGGGTCTAAGAGCATGACGAACCGTGCACTTTTGCTTGCGACATTGTCAGAAGAGGAGTCCGTATTAAGAGGCGTACTTTTCAGTGATGATTCCAGACATTTTTTAGCTTGTCTTCAAAGTCTTGGATTTTTACTTGAAATTGATGAGAATGAAAAAGTTGTTAAAATCAAAGGAACAGGCGGCAGAATTCCATATAAGACAGGAACAATAGATGTGGGAAGTGCGGGAACGGCAGCAAGGTTTCTGACTGCGATGTTGGCACTTTCTGACGGCGAATATACCGTGATGTGCTCAGAACAGATGGAAAAAAGACCTATGGCAGAGCTATTCAATGTTCTCACAGAAATGGGTGCGAGGTTTGAATATCTTAAGAACGAGGGTCACCTTCCCGCAAAGGTTATTGGCAATGGCGGAGTCTGCAAGGATATAACCATGGACATAAGCCGCAGCACACAGTTCCTTAGTGCAATGCTTATGGTGACTCCTGTGACCAGAAGCGGTATCAGAATCAGGATTACAAGTGAAAAAAAGACAGGCGCCTACATTGAGATTACTATGGATATGTTGAGAGAATTTGGCATTAATGTTACTTTTGATGGTGAAGAATATATCGTAGATGGTAATCAGAAAGCAGTTATAGGTGACTACTACATTGAACCTGATGTGTCGGCAGCCTGCTATTTTTATGCAATGGCGGCAGTTACGGGCGGCAAAATTACTGTAAGGAATGTCTTTGAATCTTCAGTTCAGGGTGATATGAAATTTCTTAATGTTTTGGCAGAAATGGGATGTGAAGTTACAGAGACAAAAGATGGAATTACAGTCAGCAGGACAGGCGGTTTGAAGGGCATAGATGTCAATATGAATAATTTTTCGGATCAGGCATTGACACTTGCGGCAATAGCACCATTTGCTGACGGAGATACGGTTATCAGGAATGTAGGACACATAAGAGGTCAGGAATGTGACAGAATGGCAGCCATAATTAATGAGCTGACAAAATGCGGTGTTGCCTGTCATATATCAGGAGACGATATTTTTATATCATCCGGAGCAGCCCACGGCGCAGAAATAGAGACTTATGATGACCATAGGGTAGCGATGGCATTTACCGTTACGGGACTTGTGACAGGCGGAATGATAATAGATAATCCGATGTGCTGCAGGAAAACTTTTGAGAACTATTATGAAGTATTAGAAAAGCTTATTGAGGAAAATAACGATGGAAAAAGATGA
- the rfbD gene encoding dTDP-4-dehydrorhamnose reductase — MRIFVTGVAGQLGHDVMNELNKRGHVGIGSDIAEQYQGVGDGSYVTKAEYISLDITDKESVDKVIGEVKPDAVIHCAAWTAVDLAEDEDKKDKVKAINADGTENIARACKKYDCKMMYISTDYVFDGQGETPWEPDCKDYKPLNVYGATKLMGEQAVSSILDKYFIVRIAWVFGVNGKNFIKTMLNVGKTHPQVRVVSDQIGTPTYTLDLARLLVDMIETERYGYYHATNEGGYISWYDFTCEIFKQAGYDTKVVPVTTAEYGISKAARPFNSRLDKSKLVENGFKPLPTWQDAVARYLKEIM, encoded by the coding sequence ATGAGAATTTTTGTGACAGGCGTTGCAGGACAGTTGGGTCATGACGTCATGAATGAGCTTAACAAGAGAGGACATGTGGGAATCGGAAGTGATATTGCAGAGCAATATCAGGGGGTCGGGGATGGTTCTTATGTGACTAAAGCCGAGTATATATCGCTTGATATAACGGATAAAGAAAGCGTGGACAAGGTTATAGGCGAAGTAAAACCGGATGCGGTAATTCACTGCGCAGCCTGGACTGCGGTTGATCTGGCAGAAGATGAGGATAAGAAAGATAAAGTCAAGGCAATTAATGCAGACGGAACAGAAAATATTGCCAGGGCCTGTAAGAAATATGATTGCAAGATGATGTATATATCAACAGATTATGTCTTTGACGGACAGGGAGAGACCCCATGGGAACCGGACTGCAAAGATTATAAGCCTCTCAATGTTTATGGTGCTACTAAGCTTATGGGAGAACAGGCAGTAAGTAGTATTCTTGATAAATATTTTATTGTCAGAATTGCATGGGTGTTCGGTGTCAATGGTAAGAATTTTATCAAGACAATGCTTAATGTCGGCAAGACCCATCCGCAGGTGAGGGTTGTGAGTGACCAGATTGGTACGCCGACATATACGCTTGACCTTGCAAGACTTCTTGTGGATATGATTGAGACAGAGAGATACGGATATTATCATGCAACTAATGAAGGCGGATATATAAGTTGGTATGATTTTACCTGCGAGATTTTTAAACAGGCAGGATATGATACCAAGGTAGTTCCTGTAACAACGGCTGAATATGGAATATCTAAGGCGGCAAGGCCTTTTAACAGCAGACTTGATAAGAGCAAGCTTGTGGAAAACGGATTTAAGCCATTACCAACATGGCAGGACGCCGTAGCCAGATATTTGAAAGAGATTATGTAA
- a CDS encoding metallophosphoesterase: MHYVISDIHGQITEFKNLLEKIDFDGIRDKMIIAGDVLDRGNYGIELIKYIEPYSETGSMKILMGNHEMFCQNYLDGKLDDFTYKLFGGAGTIKSLNKMTKESKENLYLFLKSLPIYEEIRTKYGETVVTHSGLSANCIIFNKDKTINVAKSIEAAADINLNDFLLSDDIHRMEEYDLNRLDKFLIVGHVPVMNLNDDESNHIYRATGYMCIDTGASFVEKGGAMSCYCVETDEQIYL, encoded by the coding sequence ATGCATTACGTTATTTCAGATATACATGGACAAATCACAGAGTTTAAAAACCTGCTTGAAAAAATAGATTTTGACGGAATCCGTGATAAAATGATAATAGCAGGCGACGTTCTTGACCGTGGTAATTATGGAATTGAACTGATTAAATATATAGAACCGTACAGTGAAACAGGTTCAATGAAAATACTTATGGGAAATCATGAAATGTTTTGTCAGAACTATCTTGATGGAAAACTGGATGATTTTACTTATAAATTATTTGGTGGCGCAGGCACAATAAAAAGTCTTAATAAGATGACGAAAGAATCGAAAGAAAATCTGTATCTTTTCCTCAAAAGTCTGCCTATTTATGAGGAAATCCGGACAAAATATGGTGAAACAGTTGTTACTCATTCCGGACTTTCTGCAAATTGCATAATATTTAATAAGGATAAAACAATTAATGTCGCAAAATCGATTGAGGCAGCGGCGGACATAAATTTAAACGATTTTTTATTATCCGATGATATCCACCGTATGGAAGAATATGACCTTAACCGTTTAGATAAGTTTTTGATTGTAGGACATGTTCCGGTAATGAATCTAAATGATGATGAAAGTAACCATATCTACAGAGCAACCGGTTATATGTGTATTGATACCGGAGCATCATTTGTAGAAAAAGGTGGTGCTATGTCTTGCTATTGCGTGGAAACTGATGAGCAGATATATTTATAA
- a CDS encoding metallophosphoesterase family protein: MIYFISDTHFGHRNIVRYRPFNDIEEMDNTLINNWNSTVHENDEVYILGDFIYKSDKHCSYYLRQLAGKKHLIVGNHDSKWMACGGNLSDYFVSIDNLKEIQDDKGRHLTLCHYPLMEWRGSVYAVHDKDKGNNFLIHGHLHHQKNISYEFIKNNIPCALNAGVEINGYKPVKFEDLFTNNSIHYEREDACSK, from the coding sequence ATGATATATTTTATCTCAGATACACATTTTGGACATAGGAATATTGTCAGATACAGGCCGTTTAATGACATTGAGGAGATGGACAACACTCTTATTAATAATTGGAATTCCACAGTCCATGAAAATGATGAAGTATACATACTTGGAGATTTCATATATAAGTCTGATAAGCATTGTTCCTACTATTTGAGACAACTTGCCGGGAAAAAACATTTGATTGTAGGTAACCACGACAGCAAATGGATGGCATGTGGCGGTAATTTAAGTGATTATTTTGTCAGCATAGATAATTTGAAAGAAATACAGGATGATAAAGGGCGGCATTTAACATTATGCCACTACCCGTTAATGGAGTGGAGAGGTTCAGTCTATGCGGTTCATGATAAAGACAAAGGAAATAACTTTCTTATACATGGACACCTCCACCATCAAAAAAATATTTCGTATGAGTTTATTAAGAATAACATTCCATGTGCTTTAAATGCCGGTGTAGAGATTAATGGGTACAAGCCCGTGAAATTTGAAGATTTATTTACGAACAATAGTATTCATTATGAAAGAGAAGATGCGTGCTCGAAATAA
- a CDS encoding HigA family addiction module antitoxin — MSSYVEYNDKIAFHPGYYIKEIIEDSGLTQEDFAKRLDTTPKNLSYLVRGEQSLSVDIAMKLSRMLGTSINYWLNLQQTYDTLIAEMDYQKEIKLEKEVFKELDYGYFKKYFGMPDLPRKINEQIDVVRSFLQVSTLMVFKKRDMAVSFRNCGKNMNDGNIIKANIMVQIAINKARTIDAPKFSRSKFETASEYALSLTNNHKGFYPILREKFREAGVIFVVLPNLPGSKTNGATKKIGDNILLMVNDRRLYSDSFWFTFFHEIGHIINGDYGITFDEEGYEDAADKLIPPEKYQTFIQADRFDVDSISKFAKLIERDPGIILGRLKNDGKVSYDNWQLTTAFTHQYKIKYS; from the coding sequence ATGAGTAGTTATGTTGAATATAATGATAAAATTGCATTTCATCCGGGATATTATATAAAAGAGATTATAGAAGATAGTGGATTGACACAGGAAGATTTTGCGAAAAGACTGGATACAACGCCTAAGAATTTGAGTTACTTAGTGAGAGGAGAGCAGAGCCTGTCTGTTGATATAGCAATGAAGTTATCCAGAATGCTTGGAACGAGCATTAATTATTGGCTTAATTTACAGCAGACATATGACACACTTATTGCTGAAATGGATTATCAGAAAGAAATAAAACTGGAAAAGGAAGTTTTTAAAGAACTTGATTACGGTTATTTTAAGAAGTATTTTGGAATGCCTGATTTGCCTAGAAAAATAAATGAACAGATTGATGTAGTAAGAAGTTTTTTACAGGTTTCTACATTGATGGTATTTAAGAAAAGAGATATGGCAGTAAGCTTTAGAAATTGTGGGAAAAATATGAATGACGGCAATATTATTAAAGCAAATATTATGGTTCAGATTGCAATTAATAAAGCAAGAACAATTGATGCACCTAAGTTTAGCAGAAGTAAATTTGAAACTGCTTCGGAATATGCGTTGTCATTAACTAATAATCATAAAGGCTTTTATCCTATATTACGTGAAAAGTTTAGAGAGGCGGGAGTTATATTTGTTGTTTTGCCTAATCTTCCGGGCTCAAAGACAAATGGAGCGACAAAAAAGATAGGCGATAATATTCTTCTCATGGTAAATGACCGAAGATTATATTCAGATTCATTCTGGTTTACGTTTTTTCATGAAATAGGACATATCATAAATGGTGATTATGGAATTACTTTTGATGAAGAAGGTTATGAGGATGCTGCGGATAAATTAATACCTCCCGAAAAATATCAGACGTTTATTCAGGCAGACAGATTTGATGTGGATTCGATTAGCAAGTTTGCAAAGTTAATAGAAAGGGATCCGGGTATCATTTTAGGTAGACTAAAGAATGATGGAAAGGTGTCTTATGACAACTGGCAATTAACAACTGCGTTTACACATCAATACAAAATAAAATATTCTTAG
- a CDS encoding AAA family ATPase: protein MTQAEKWQKDLAVYQDINTTFIIEGSVHDLQPWIYEDDGTCEPVALSLYLQRYLTEEGYDPVVFYNRIDGFFNPYALDMVSTFYREVSADEKSSQSIGNAMELIRKTMSNTVRPTAVVVDLANTIAASPDNLSDEEIEHYTRLMLASKKPTQALSMRDKQPLTNLLFLIVEKVNDLPTWFYLNNPYVRTLTISRPEKEVRTAVIDARIDTLIGAKELTTIERRKVQDEFVALTDGMTLVELFGIFSLCQQKKYTVFQIRDAVKMFRYGETESHWDKLDLEKIKHVEEFLSKRVKGQEAAIKKASSVLSRACLGMSGIQGGSNSRPKGVLFFAGPTGTGKTELAKTIAEFIFGDESFVTRFDMSEYQQPHSDQKLLGAPPGYIGYSDGGQLTNAIKAKPFCVLLFDEIDKAHPSILDKFLQILEDGRITDSAGETMYFSEALIIFTSNLGVVGQEAETGKRYQTITPDMDYDTIQNELLAAIKDYFKYTIQRPELLNRIGDNFIVFDFIREKAVEEILDLKLRAIVDNLEHEKGIKLEISVLFKEYLLKKAKGDLSNGGRGISNMVETCLVNPLAKILIKEDWSSGDSIVIEAQSKEAEELFDYYLRR from the coding sequence ATGACTCAAGCAGAAAAATGGCAAAAAGATCTTGCTGTTTATCAAGATATAAATACTACATTTATTATTGAAGGAAGTGTTCACGATCTTCAGCCTTGGATATATGAAGACGATGGGACTTGTGAGCCAGTTGCCCTATCTCTGTATTTACAAAGATATCTAACTGAAGAGGGATATGATCCAGTCGTTTTCTATAATCGAATTGATGGTTTTTTCAATCCTTATGCACTTGATATGGTTTCAACATTTTATAGAGAAGTGTCTGCGGATGAGAAATCCTCCCAGTCAATTGGTAATGCAATGGAACTTATAAGAAAAACTATGTCTAATACAGTGCGTCCTACGGCCGTTGTTGTCGATTTGGCAAATACAATTGCGGCATCTCCGGATAATTTGTCTGATGAAGAGATAGAGCATTATACACGATTAATGCTTGCTTCAAAAAAACCAACGCAAGCATTAAGTATGCGTGACAAACAACCTTTGACGAATCTATTGTTTTTGATAGTTGAAAAGGTTAACGACCTACCAACCTGGTTCTATCTTAACAATCCGTATGTTAGAACGTTAACTATTTCCCGTCCTGAAAAAGAGGTTAGGACAGCAGTGATAGATGCGAGAATTGACACACTAATTGGAGCCAAGGAATTAACTACAATTGAAAGAAGAAAAGTGCAAGATGAGTTTGTGGCTCTTACAGATGGTATGACATTGGTTGAACTATTTGGGATTTTTTCTCTATGTCAGCAGAAGAAATATACGGTATTTCAAATTCGTGACGCTGTAAAAATGTTTCGTTATGGTGAAACAGAAAGTCATTGGGATAAGCTGGACTTGGAAAAAATAAAACATGTTGAAGAGTTCTTATCTAAGAGAGTTAAGGGTCAAGAAGCAGCAATAAAAAAGGCTTCCAGCGTATTGAGCCGTGCTTGCTTGGGAATGTCAGGGATACAAGGAGGTTCGAATAGTCGACCGAAAGGTGTCTTGTTTTTTGCTGGTCCTACCGGTACCGGAAAGACTGAGTTGGCAAAAACTATAGCTGAGTTTATTTTTGGGGATGAGAGTTTCGTAACTCGATTTGATATGAGTGAATATCAGCAACCACATTCTGATCAGAAGCTACTTGGTGCTCCTCCTGGATATATTGGATACAGCGATGGTGGGCAGTTGACAAATGCAATTAAAGCAAAACCATTTTGTGTATTATTATTTGATGAAATTGACAAGGCACATCCGTCTATTCTAGATAAATTTCTTCAGATACTAGAAGATGGACGAATTACTGACTCTGCAGGTGAGACTATGTATTTTTCTGAAGCTCTTATAATTTTCACTAGTAATCTTGGAGTTGTAGGACAAGAGGCGGAAACGGGTAAGCGCTATCAGACCATTACACCAGATATGGATTATGATACTATCCAAAATGAGTTGCTTGCTGCTATCAAGGATTATTTTAAGTATACTATCCAACGTCCTGAATTGCTTAATCGTATTGGTGACAATTTTATAGTGTTTGATTTCATTAGAGAAAAAGCAGTAGAAGAGATACTTGATCTTAAACTCAGAGCTATTGTGGATAATTTGGAACATGAAAAGGGTATTAAACTAGAGATATCTGTTTTATTTAAAGAATATCTTCTGAAGAAAGCAAAAGGAGATTTATCGAATGGTGGACGAGGTATCAGTAATATGGTTGAAACATGCCTCGTTAATCCGCTTGCGAAGATATTAATCAAAGAGGACTGGTCATCAGGAGATTCTATTGTCATTGAAGCCCAATCAAAAGAAGCCGAAGAATTATTTGATTATTATTTGAGAAGATAA
- a CDS encoding FHA domain-containing protein: MAFCKVCACGEKIIFERRLSFPDNCPACGRKLVDFLTYNEDDPRVEKLIKDSAVSEKFENEETHTTVESNSNKKRYILKLDNGKEIRIPDEGGIIGRTGIGAEELAEYQSVSRQHLRVTPRRNIGILVEDISTYGTLVDGQRIVKNSPVRVAEGAKVTLTNVNVVLKVEEVSV; encoded by the coding sequence ATGGCATTTTGTAAAGTGTGTGCTTGTGGAGAAAAAATAATATTTGAACGAAGATTGAGCTTTCCAGATAATTGTCCAGCTTGCGGACGTAAACTGGTTGACTTCTTAACCTATAACGAGGATGATCCGCGTGTTGAAAAGCTCATAAAAGATAGTGCCGTCTCAGAAAAGTTCGAAAATGAAGAAACGCATACGACAGTTGAATCAAATTCTAATAAAAAACGCTATATATTGAAATTAGATAATGGCAAAGAAATTAGAATTCCTGATGAGGGCGGTATAATCGGAAGAACGGGGATTGGGGCGGAAGAACTTGCCGAATACCAATCAGTTAGCAGACAACATTTACGAGTCACTCCTCGTCGAAATATCGGAATTTTGGTGGAAGATATTAGCACATATGGTACTTTAGTAGATGGACAGCGAATTGTAAAAAACTCCCCGGTTAGAGTCGCTGAAGGGGCAAAAGTCACATTAACTAATGTTAATGTAGTGCTCAAAGTTGAGGAGGTAAGCGTCTAA
- a CDS encoding protein kinase domain-containing protein, producing MINASETQPPVSNIGQIINAGETIPPGSANLSGQSIALLAGESVADSYVINSLMNKQGKQSNVYLAKKWGKSYVIKIYHNGWHPSNQMQSFLTSVRHPNIAHVIECGQHEGYYYEIYEYYSEGTLEDAEALSITHIQNVIVPSINEGLHELHRNGIVHCDIKPSNLFYSDNNNKVVIGDCGISGYANSNGKLVDAVRGTPEYAPRVKALLWSTAMSPAYDYGSFGLVLCKAVLGHSIFEGMSVEEISKAWEGGLILPSQISGRLGVLIRGLLNEDENQRWGYLQVKRWCEGEYMRPVNRSIYSHAKKESQNKPLIFGRFEGQTLSVNTLHQLSQAIKKHWNQASRIVKRRELIDFVRQFDKNLVDKIRELALYQDADVAVYKLLMYIEDDPQQIYFCGKEYNFLSEYVEQLATGKDEIAKKFLTTGLLVFYLRYNDYDQVQVDRLEQLIHRNGDDDMTSISTICFALQGKKAIDIFGVNIETLDALIPILSKCSIKEIDELLQSDHFVAWLNRLGYENEMRKMKEVFI from the coding sequence ATGATAAATGCTTCTGAAACGCAACCACCGGTATCTAATATCGGTCAGATAATTAACGCAGGAGAAACAATTCCGCCCGGAAGTGCAAATCTTAGCGGGCAAAGTATTGCCTTGTTAGCAGGTGAGTCCGTTGCTGATAGTTATGTGATTAATTCACTAATGAATAAACAAGGAAAACAATCTAACGTCTATCTTGCAAAAAAATGGGGAAAGTCATACGTTATTAAAATTTATCACAATGGGTGGCACCCATCCAATCAAATGCAAAGTTTTTTAACAAGTGTTCGGCATCCGAATATTGCACATGTTATCGAGTGCGGTCAACACGAAGGTTATTACTATGAAATCTACGAATATTACTCAGAGGGTACACTAGAAGATGCAGAAGCACTTTCAATTACTCATATTCAAAATGTCATAGTTCCTTCGATAAATGAGGGGCTACACGAGTTGCATAGGAATGGCATAGTTCATTGCGACATCAAACCAAGTAATTTGTTTTATTCTGACAATAACAACAAAGTTGTAATCGGAGATTGTGGCATCAGCGGATATGCCAATTCAAATGGTAAATTGGTAGATGCAGTAAGAGGAACTCCTGAGTATGCACCGCGTGTTAAAGCTCTTTTATGGAGCACTGCAATGTCTCCAGCATATGACTATGGTTCCTTTGGTTTAGTGCTTTGTAAAGCGGTTCTAGGGCATTCAATATTCGAAGGAATGTCTGTTGAAGAAATTTCAAAAGCATGGGAAGGTGGATTAATTCTGCCGAGTCAAATTAGTGGACGATTAGGTGTTTTAATAAGAGGACTTCTTAATGAAGATGAAAATCAGCGTTGGGGATATTTACAGGTAAAAAGGTGGTGCGAGGGAGAATATATGCGTCCTGTGAATCGAAGCATCTACTCTCACGCAAAGAAAGAAAGTCAAAACAAACCATTGATATTTGGCAGATTTGAGGGGCAAACTTTATCAGTGAATACTCTTCATCAACTGTCTCAGGCAATTAAAAAACATTGGAATCAGGCATCTCGTATTGTGAAGAGACGTGAGCTGATTGATTTTGTGAGACAATTTGATAAGAATCTTGTTGATAAAATAAGAGAACTTGCCTTATATCAGGATGCAGATGTTGCTGTATACAAACTTTTAATGTACATAGAGGATGACCCGCAACAAATATATTTTTGTGGAAAAGAATATAATTTCCTCTCTGAATATGTCGAACAGTTGGCAACCGGAAAAGATGAAATTGCCAAGAAATTTCTCACAACAGGGTTGTTGGTATTTTATCTAAGATATAATGATTATGATCAAGTACAGGTTGATAGGTTGGAACAACTTATACACCGTAATGGGGATGATGATATGACTTCTATCTCAACGATATGTTTTGCGTTACAAGGGAAAAAAGCGATAGATATATTTGGGGTTAATATTGAAACATTGGATGCATTAATACCTATCTTAAGTAAATGCTCTATTAAAGAAATAGATGAACTGCTCCAAAGTGACCATTTTGTAGCATGGCTTAACAGATTAGGATATGAAAATGAAATGCGAAAAATGAAAGAGGTGTTTATTTAA
- a CDS encoding 4Fe-4S single cluster domain-containing protein: protein MKTEKKFSLGRIYYPVKTLGPGNRVGIWMNGCNRGCAGCISPELQHYDASKEITVKELMLMIHRIQYPIEGFTISGGEPFYNPDALNEIVQSLADVCDDILIYTGYTIEELRLQENEAINTVLNTCAALIDGSYIKELNDNRGLRGSSNQKCLIFKYQDKYKGIETADRALQNVMYGNKVLTIGIPQGDINL, encoded by the coding sequence ATGAAGACAGAAAAGAAATTTAGTCTAGGAAGAATATATTATCCCGTAAAAACTCTTGGTCCTGGTAATAGGGTAGGCATATGGATGAATGGGTGCAATCGTGGCTGTGCAGGATGTATAAGCCCAGAACTTCAACATTATGATGCTTCAAAAGAAATAACGGTTAAAGAATTGATGTTAATGATTCATCGTATACAATATCCGATTGAAGGCTTTACTATTTCAGGAGGAGAACCATTCTACAATCCTGACGCTCTGAATGAAATTGTACAGTCATTAGCAGATGTTTGTGATGATATTCTGATCTATACGGGATATACGATAGAAGAGCTAAGACTCCAAGAGAATGAAGCTATTAACACTGTTCTTAATACCTGTGCTGCATTGATTGATGGTTCATATATTAAAGAATTAAATGATAACAGAGGCTTGCGAGGATCATCTAATCAGAAGTGCTTGATTTTTAAATACCAAGATAAATACAAAGGCATCGAAACAGCTGATAGAGCACTTCAAAATGTTATGTATGGGAATAAAGTGTTGACAATAGGAATCCCACAAGGAGATATAAATTTATGA